A single region of the Halobacterium wangiae genome encodes:
- a CDS encoding ABC transporter ATP-binding protein translates to MSDRTPLLELASLDAGYGDLQILTDVDLRVDDGEYVTIVGPNGAGKSTAMKSVFGLTTYMDGTIAFRGDPIHDAESSEIIDHGITYVPQSGNIFTSLTVRENLEMGVFTEDEFPQETLEMVFDYFPILEERQQQRAGTMSGGQRQMLAMGAALMSDPDLLLLDEPSAGLAPDLVDDLFDRIDEINDGGTAVLMVEQNAKEALRRCDRGYVLVNGENAYDGPGRELLDNQEVRQRFLGG, encoded by the coding sequence GTGAGCGACCGCACGCCACTGCTCGAACTCGCCTCCCTGGACGCCGGCTACGGCGACCTCCAGATCCTCACCGACGTCGACCTCCGGGTCGACGACGGCGAGTACGTCACCATCGTCGGGCCGAACGGCGCGGGGAAGTCCACCGCGATGAAGTCCGTCTTCGGGCTGACGACGTACATGGACGGGACCATCGCGTTCCGCGGGGACCCCATCCACGACGCCGAATCCTCGGAGATCATCGACCACGGCATCACCTACGTCCCCCAGTCGGGGAACATCTTCACGAGCCTCACGGTCCGCGAGAACCTCGAGATGGGCGTGTTCACCGAGGACGAGTTCCCACAGGAGACCCTCGAGATGGTGTTCGACTACTTCCCCATCCTCGAGGAGCGCCAGCAGCAACGCGCCGGCACAATGTCCGGCGGGCAGCGCCAGATGCTCGCGATGGGTGCGGCGCTGATGAGCGACCCCGACCTGCTGCTGCTCGACGAACCCTCCGCGGGCCTCGCACCGGACCTCGTCGACGACCTCTTCGACCGCATCGACGAGATCAACGACGGCGGCACGGCCGTCCTGATGGTCGAGCAGAACGCCAAAGAAGCACTTCGGCGCTGCGACCGCGGCTACGTGCTCGTCAACGGCGAGAACGCCTACGACGGCCCCGGGCGGGAGTTGCTCGACAATCAGGAGGTCCGCCAGCGATTCCTCGGCGGGTAG
- a CDS encoding immune inhibitor A domain-containing protein, whose amino-acid sequence MTAVLVVASLAAGVGTAAAAPAPDANQGTAPAVAPEPTAENNSTDGYRAVEPSQNWTDKPVLETEISADGESASDSGSGGAQSTDGMTRQFLTSGPEGYTLTTFELREVGDNVEVWVATDLSWGVPGDRETPSISDRQAEHIAEEFDENIYPTESEVFGTPDARDGEDALLGPSGYYNTTADAGNKTVLLVQNIRDENFYNPDYPLYIAGYYSPTVQQYSDRNVINVDAYGWSNVTEESPNVGYEGTLAHEYQHLIHADLDSDETTWVNEGMSDYAEVVTGYGTPEGHLSAYESMPSNSLTNWEDQGAINVLADYGVAYAWTQYVADRYGQSFVSNLAKEEKNGIEGVEATLDEVGADTDFDGLYQDFSTAVVTDRLGNPLKDQFKFDSLDVGVNTSTDVGTAGVWGTNYRTIDTAETGPITDVTVSGTDFTETEWSTATDPVTGEGEVLYSGSGNLLNRHAIVETNLSGTENPTLSFDSFQRIESNWDYGFVQVSTDGGETWESLANEHTDDSAADGAHPRVQANLPGLTGDTDGWESQSFDLSAYEGNESVLVSFRYVTDWAVTQPGWWVKDVTVAGESVETDSVEPYQSLREATGDNVEYQFTFVGVKHNGNYQVKQLDTRTFDDSGEEELKQFLHNGNFERVVVASTWAGDSGESGRVPVGVEFEFASENGNDGDGNGQG is encoded by the coding sequence ATGACAGCCGTACTCGTAGTCGCATCGCTCGCGGCCGGAGTCGGGACCGCCGCAGCGGCCCCGGCCCCGGACGCGAACCAAGGCACGGCCCCGGCGGTGGCGCCGGAGCCGACGGCGGAGAACAACTCGACCGACGGCTACCGTGCGGTCGAACCGTCGCAGAACTGGACGGACAAACCGGTCCTGGAGACGGAGATCTCGGCGGACGGCGAGTCGGCGTCCGACTCCGGGTCGGGTGGGGCGCAGTCCACGGACGGGATGACCCGACAGTTCCTCACCTCCGGGCCCGAGGGGTACACGCTGACGACCTTCGAACTCCGCGAGGTCGGAGACAACGTCGAGGTGTGGGTCGCGACCGATCTCTCGTGGGGTGTCCCGGGCGACCGTGAGACGCCCTCGATCAGCGACCGGCAGGCCGAGCACATCGCCGAGGAGTTCGACGAGAACATCTACCCGACGGAGTCCGAGGTGTTCGGAACGCCGGACGCGCGGGACGGTGAGGACGCCCTGCTCGGTCCGTCGGGCTACTACAACACCACGGCTGACGCGGGTAACAAGACGGTGCTGCTCGTGCAGAACATCCGGGACGAGAACTTCTACAACCCGGACTACCCGCTGTACATCGCGGGGTACTACTCGCCGACCGTCCAGCAGTATTCCGACCGGAACGTCATCAACGTCGACGCCTACGGCTGGTCGAACGTGACCGAGGAGTCCCCGAACGTCGGGTACGAGGGGACGCTCGCTCACGAGTACCAGCACCTCATCCATGCCGACCTCGACAGTGACGAGACGACGTGGGTGAACGAGGGGATGTCGGACTACGCCGAGGTCGTCACCGGTTACGGAACGCCCGAGGGCCACCTCTCGGCGTACGAGTCGATGCCCTCGAACTCCTTGACGAACTGGGAGGACCAGGGTGCGATCAACGTCCTCGCGGACTACGGGGTCGCGTACGCGTGGACGCAGTACGTCGCCGACCGCTACGGTCAGTCGTTCGTCAGTAACCTCGCGAAAGAGGAGAAGAACGGTATCGAGGGCGTCGAGGCGACGCTCGATGAGGTCGGCGCTGATACCGACTTCGACGGTCTCTACCAGGACTTCTCGACGGCCGTCGTGACCGACCGCCTCGGGAACCCGCTGAAAGACCAGTTCAAGTTCGACAGCCTCGACGTCGGCGTGAACACGTCGACGGACGTGGGGACGGCGGGCGTCTGGGGCACGAACTACCGGACGATAGACACCGCGGAGACGGGCCCGATCACGGACGTCACCGTCTCGGGAACTGACTTCACGGAGACCGAGTGGTCGACGGCGACCGACCCGGTCACCGGTGAGGGCGAGGTGCTGTACAGTGGGTCAGGTAACCTGCTGAATCGCCACGCCATCGTCGAGACGAACCTCTCCGGGACGGAGAATCCGACTCTGTCGTTCGACTCCTTCCAGCGCATCGAGTCGAATTGGGACTACGGCTTCGTCCAGGTGTCGACCGACGGCGGCGAGACGTGGGAGAGCCTCGCCAACGAGCACACGGACGACTCGGCGGCCGACGGCGCCCACCCTCGGGTGCAGGCGAACCTCCCCGGGCTGACAGGGGACACCGACGGCTGGGAGTCCCAGTCGTTCGACCTCTCGGCCTACGAGGGTAACGAGAGCGTGCTGGTCTCCTTCCGGTACGTTACGGACTGGGCGGTCACGCAGCCCGGCTGGTGGGTGAAGGACGTCACCGTGGCCGGCGAGTCCGTCGAGACGGACTCCGTCGAGCCCTACCAGAGCCTCCGGGAGGCGACCGGTGACAACGTTGAGTACCAGTTCACGTTCGTCGGCGTGAAGCACAACGGCAACTACCAGGTCAAACAGCTCGACACGCGGACCTTCGACGACTCTGGCGAGGAGGAACTGAAGCAGTTCCTCCACAACGGCAACTTCGAGCGAGTCGTCGTCGCGAGCACGTGGGCGGGTGACTCCGGCGAGTCGGGCCGCGTGCCCGTCGGCGTCGAGTTCGAGTTCGCCAGCGAGAACGGGAACGACGGTGACGGGAACGGCCAGGGCTGA
- a CDS encoding 2-isopropylmalate synthase → MDAKFSGTTEPADADVSLLDTTLRDGEQAPGVSLTGDQKATVARKLDAAGIAVVEAGSACTSAGERETIRRVTELDLDATITSFCRGVRRDVELALDCDVDGVNLVVPASDRHVEGKVGTTREDVLTTTRELVEYATDHGLWVEVIGEDGSRADFGFLERLAETANEAGADRFCFADTVGHASPEAVREGVARAAQHGPVSVHTHDDLGLAMTNALAGVGAGADLVHATVNGIGERAGNVALEEVAIAFDHCYDVDTVDTERLYDLAATVSEATGVPLPPNKAVCGENAFAHESGIHTDGTLKDDRMYEPYPPERVGRERRLVLGKHAGRAGVKAALGEHDVDVAADDLATIVERVNELGERGKRVTDADLLAIADDVTGRTGDRERRVEVCDLTAASGGGTPTASVRLRVDGEEHTAAGTGSGPVDAAIAAVREALGDVTFHLEDYHVDAITGGTDAVVTVHVTVTRGDRSVSVDASDSDITSASVTAVVDALNRLLPERATEAVAD, encoded by the coding sequence CTGGACGCGAAATTCTCCGGCACCACTGAACCAGCCGACGCAGACGTATCACTTCTCGACACCACGCTCCGGGACGGCGAGCAAGCCCCCGGCGTGTCGTTGACTGGCGACCAGAAGGCCACCGTCGCCCGCAAACTCGACGCGGCCGGCATCGCCGTCGTCGAAGCGGGCAGCGCCTGCACGAGCGCCGGCGAACGCGAGACCATCCGACGAGTCACCGAGCTCGACCTGGACGCGACGATCACCAGCTTCTGCCGCGGCGTCCGGCGTGACGTCGAACTCGCCCTCGACTGCGACGTCGACGGCGTCAACCTCGTCGTCCCCGCCAGCGACCGCCACGTCGAAGGGAAGGTCGGCACAACCCGCGAGGACGTGCTCACCACGACCCGGGAACTCGTAGAGTACGCGACCGACCACGGCCTCTGGGTCGAGGTCATCGGCGAGGACGGCTCACGTGCCGACTTCGGGTTCCTCGAACGACTCGCCGAGACCGCCAACGAGGCCGGCGCCGACCGGTTCTGCTTCGCAGACACCGTCGGCCACGCCAGCCCCGAGGCAGTCCGCGAGGGCGTCGCCCGCGCCGCACAGCACGGCCCGGTGAGCGTGCACACCCACGACGACCTCGGGCTCGCAATGACGAACGCGCTCGCGGGTGTCGGTGCCGGCGCGGACCTCGTCCACGCCACCGTCAACGGCATCGGAGAGCGCGCGGGCAACGTCGCGCTCGAGGAGGTCGCCATCGCGTTCGACCACTGCTACGACGTCGACACCGTGGACACCGAACGGCTCTACGACCTCGCCGCGACCGTCAGCGAGGCGACAGGCGTCCCGCTCCCACCGAACAAGGCTGTCTGCGGTGAGAACGCGTTCGCCCACGAGTCCGGCATCCACACCGACGGCACGCTCAAGGACGACCGCATGTACGAGCCGTACCCGCCCGAGCGGGTCGGCCGCGAGCGCCGCCTCGTCCTCGGGAAACACGCCGGCCGCGCCGGTGTGAAAGCCGCCTTAGGCGAACACGACGTCGACGTCGCTGCCGACGACCTCGCGACCATCGTGGAGCGCGTGAACGAACTCGGCGAGCGCGGGAAGCGCGTCACGGACGCCGACCTGCTCGCCATCGCCGACGACGTCACCGGCCGCACCGGCGACCGGGAGCGCCGCGTGGAAGTGTGTGACCTCACCGCAGCGAGCGGCGGCGGCACCCCCACCGCGTCCGTCCGCCTCCGCGTCGACGGCGAAGAGCACACCGCCGCCGGCACCGGAAGCGGCCCCGTCGACGCCGCGATAGCCGCCGTCCGCGAGGCACTCGGCGACGTCACCTTCCACCTCGAGGACTACCACGTCGACGCCATCACGGGCGGCACCGACGCCGTCGTCACCGTCCACGTCACCGTCACGCGCGGCGACCGCTCGGTATCCGTCGACGCCAGCGACAGCGACATCACCAGCGCCAGCGTCACCGCCGTCGTGGACGCGCTCAACCGACTGCTGCCGGAGAGAGCAACGGAGGCCGTCGCGGACTGA
- a CDS encoding ABC transporter ATP-binding protein, whose protein sequence is MVAVTDPILEVRDVERYFGGITALDGATFDVEPGITGLIGPNGAGKSTMFDCITGFLEPHGGTVRFRGEDITDERPPAVAERGLVRTFQIPRELPEMTVRENLALAPKHQSGEHLVTTWTRGGDYYADEREAQRRAVEMAERLEIDHLLDAAAGELSGGQRKLLELARALLTEPDLVLLDEPLAGVNPTLENKILEHIQQLEAEGYSFLFIEHDIDVIMEYCQEVIVMHQGAVLTSGDPEAVRSDERVVEAYLGGEAQ, encoded by the coding sequence GTGGTCGCAGTGACTGACCCCATCCTCGAAGTGCGGGACGTCGAGCGGTACTTCGGCGGCATCACCGCCCTCGACGGCGCGACCTTCGACGTGGAGCCCGGCATCACGGGCCTCATCGGACCGAACGGCGCCGGGAAGTCGACGATGTTCGACTGCATCACCGGCTTCCTCGAACCGCACGGCGGCACCGTCCGCTTCCGCGGCGAGGACATCACCGACGAACGCCCGCCGGCCGTCGCCGAGCGCGGACTCGTGCGGACGTTCCAGATTCCCCGCGAACTCCCCGAGATGACCGTCCGGGAGAACCTCGCGCTCGCGCCGAAACACCAGAGCGGCGAGCACCTCGTCACAACGTGGACCCGCGGCGGCGACTACTACGCCGACGAACGGGAGGCCCAGCGGCGCGCGGTCGAGATGGCCGAACGCCTCGAGATCGACCACCTGCTCGACGCGGCCGCCGGCGAGCTCTCGGGCGGCCAGCGCAAACTCCTCGAACTCGCGCGGGCGCTGCTCACCGAACCCGACCTCGTGTTGCTCGACGAACCGCTCGCCGGCGTCAACCCGACGCTGGAGAACAAGATCCTCGAGCACATCCAGCAGCTGGAGGCCGAGGGCTACTCGTTCCTCTTCATCGAACACGACATCGACGTCATCATGGAGTACTGCCAGGAGGTCATCGTGATGCATCAGGGCGCCGTACTCACCTCGGGCGACCCCGAGGCGGTGCGGTCGGACGAACGCGTCGTCGAGGCGTACCTCGGGGGTGAGGCGCAGTGA
- a CDS encoding branched-chain amino acid ABC transporter permease — protein sequence MALADFLVSLLTVVSIYTLFGLGLNIKFGFTGLVDFGHVLYFLVGAYVTVVLTIPPGTSGYQGIGGFGLPELLSALPLGGLLGWLLALAAAMVAAALVSLVVGVPTLRLREDYLAITALGVATIFHAVVNDERWLFNGPFGVRDVYAPMEGVFPVSLGSFLVNFAVFGLLSVVVLGYLGYRVVRYVRPVNRRAALYAVGAVVLVAAGLGIATLGGALVLVGPLVAAVGIWVLARGIRAGDSFGRPLALFAAVLFGVWYFLTPLLTVGPSGMLASLVWLFDPTVGDAGGFTYGRFVLLVSVGFLGLAYWWCERTVNSPYGRVLRSIREDESVPEALGKRTFRYKVQSMMFGSALAGAAGGLWATQIGFIDPSQFTAEITFFAFTAVIIGGTANNLGVVLGTLVFWTLYTGTRFLNDFFPAEYATQLAAIRLMVIGALLIVILYYRSEGLLGRQTYDTGVAPGGGRSD from the coding sequence ATGGCGCTCGCGGACTTCCTCGTCAGCCTCCTGACGGTCGTCAGCATCTACACGCTGTTCGGCCTCGGGCTGAACATCAAGTTCGGCTTCACGGGGCTGGTCGACTTCGGCCACGTCCTCTACTTCCTGGTGGGCGCCTACGTCACCGTCGTGCTCACCATCCCCCCTGGCACCTCGGGCTACCAGGGCATCGGCGGATTCGGCCTCCCCGAACTGCTGTCCGCGCTCCCGCTCGGGGGACTGCTCGGCTGGCTGCTCGCACTCGCCGCCGCGATGGTCGCCGCGGCGCTCGTCTCGCTGGTCGTCGGCGTGCCGACGCTGCGGTTGCGCGAGGACTACCTCGCCATCACCGCCCTCGGCGTCGCCACCATCTTCCACGCCGTCGTCAACGACGAACGCTGGCTGTTCAACGGCCCGTTCGGCGTCCGCGACGTCTACGCCCCGATGGAGGGGGTGTTCCCGGTCTCCCTGGGGAGCTTCCTCGTCAACTTCGCGGTGTTCGGGCTGCTGTCGGTGGTCGTCCTCGGCTACCTCGGCTACCGGGTGGTCCGGTACGTCCGGCCCGTCAACCGCCGCGCAGCGCTGTACGCGGTCGGCGCAGTGGTGCTGGTCGCGGCGGGCCTCGGCATCGCCACGCTCGGCGGCGCACTCGTACTCGTCGGCCCGCTCGTCGCCGCGGTAGGCATCTGGGTGCTCGCCCGGGGCATCCGCGCGGGCGACAGTTTCGGCCGGCCGCTCGCGCTGTTCGCGGCCGTGCTGTTCGGCGTCTGGTACTTCCTCACGCCCCTGCTCACCGTCGGCCCCTCCGGCATGCTCGCCAGCCTGGTCTGGCTGTTCGACCCGACTGTCGGCGACGCCGGGGGGTTCACCTACGGCCGGTTCGTCCTCCTCGTGAGCGTCGGCTTCCTCGGCCTCGCGTACTGGTGGTGCGAACGCACCGTCAACAGCCCCTACGGGCGCGTCCTCCGGTCCATCCGCGAGGACGAGAGCGTCCCGGAGGCGCTTGGCAAGCGGACGTTCCGGTACAAGGTCCAGAGCATGATGTTCGGGTCGGCGCTGGCCGGTGCGGCCGGCGGCCTCTGGGCGACCCAGATCGGCTTCATCGACCCCTCGCAGTTCACCGCCGAGATCACGTTCTTCGCGTTCACCGCGGTCATCATCGGTGGCACCGCCAACAACCTCGGGGTCGTCCTGGGGACGCTCGTGTTCTGGACGCTGTACACGGGCACGCGGTTCCTCAACGACTTCTTCCCCGCGGAGTACGCGACGCAGCTCGCGGCGATCCGCCTGATGGTCATCGGCGCGCTGCTCATCGTCATCCTCTACTACCGCTCGGAGGGACTGCTCGGCCGGCAGACCTACGACACCGGCGTCGCGCCCGGGGGTGGTCGCAGTGACTGA
- a CDS encoding VOC family protein — translation MNEDTPYHLGHVHLKVRDLGRAVAFYRAVFELDVNESEGRFAFLTWGDHHHDVALQAVGEDAPDSGRGVGLYHAAIEVDSEDALGDVYDRLAERDVPVTPVDHGISKALYFSDPAGNGLEAYVDTRDERDRSAWGGENRRFDPTAL, via the coding sequence ATGAACGAGGACACGCCGTACCACCTCGGTCACGTCCACCTGAAGGTCCGCGATCTCGGCCGTGCCGTCGCGTTCTACCGCGCGGTCTTCGAACTCGACGTGAACGAGTCGGAGGGCCGGTTCGCGTTCCTCACGTGGGGCGACCACCACCACGACGTCGCCCTGCAGGCGGTCGGTGAGGACGCCCCGGACTCGGGCCGGGGCGTCGGTCTCTACCACGCCGCTATCGAGGTGGACTCCGAGGACGCGCTGGGCGACGTCTACGATCGCCTCGCCGAGCGGGACGTCCCCGTGACGCCCGTCGACCACGGCATCAGCAAGGCGCTGTACTTCTCGGACCCCGCGGGGAACGGCCTGGAGGCGTACGTGGACACCCGCGACGAGCGCGACCGGTCGGCGTGGGGCGGGGAGAATCGGCGCTTCGACCCGACGGCGCTGTAG
- a CDS encoding branched-chain amino acid ABC transporter permease, with translation MVETGIVNALLQGIVTGGIIAAGALGLSLVYSIAEVPNFAHGDMLTVGAYLALAMNNPGELALVPSAVVLPFAAAAVGAVVLAGVLGGVYEKAVFKQFRGKDADLITMVIVSLGLALVLRNLVLFLVGSKNVTYDTVTRVDFNADLYLTGQGVAVEVNQRAAGALETLDAWAYGWPVVVAILLVAVAVGVAVYRWRTTDEGFEKVHFVSPWIWGVASAGVALAATALLARGAPMAVSDAIASTRIGFSRKYGIIIVVMIATMLCMNYVLKRTKTGRAMRATADDQALARVRGVDIDRVQLVVWVLAAVLAAIAGILLGWYASNLNPNMGFNLLLPVFAAVIVGGIDSPYGAALGGLLIGISMDVGVYLLPAGFATYRTAIAFVILVAVLLVKPEGLWGDA, from the coding sequence ATGGTAGAGACAGGCATCGTCAACGCGCTGTTGCAGGGCATCGTGACCGGCGGCATCATCGCTGCCGGCGCGCTCGGCCTCTCGCTCGTCTACAGCATCGCCGAAGTGCCGAACTTCGCGCACGGCGACATGCTCACCGTCGGCGCCTACCTCGCGCTGGCGATGAACAACCCGGGCGAACTCGCGCTCGTACCGAGTGCGGTCGTGCTCCCGTTCGCCGCCGCCGCAGTCGGCGCCGTCGTGCTCGCTGGCGTCCTCGGCGGCGTCTACGAGAAGGCCGTCTTCAAGCAGTTCCGGGGGAAGGACGCCGACCTCATCACGATGGTCATCGTCTCGCTGGGGCTCGCACTCGTGCTCCGGAACCTCGTGTTGTTCCTCGTCGGCTCGAAGAACGTCACCTACGACACCGTCACCCGGGTCGACTTCAACGCCGACCTCTACCTCACCGGCCAGGGGGTCGCCGTCGAGGTCAACCAGCGCGCCGCCGGCGCACTCGAGACCCTCGACGCGTGGGCGTACGGCTGGCCCGTCGTCGTCGCCATCCTCCTCGTCGCCGTCGCCGTCGGCGTCGCCGTCTACCGCTGGCGCACGACCGACGAGGGCTTCGAGAAGGTGCACTTCGTCAGCCCGTGGATCTGGGGCGTCGCCAGCGCCGGCGTCGCACTCGCGGCGACCGCACTGCTCGCCCGCGGCGCACCGATGGCCGTCTCCGATGCCATCGCCAGCACGCGGATCGGCTTCAGTCGGAAGTACGGCATCATCATCGTCGTGATGATCGCGACTATGCTCTGCATGAACTACGTGCTCAAGCGAACGAAGACCGGCCGCGCGATGCGGGCGACCGCCGACGACCAGGCGCTCGCGCGGGTCCGCGGCGTCGACATCGACCGCGTCCAGCTCGTCGTCTGGGTGCTCGCAGCCGTGCTCGCGGCCATCGCGGGCATCCTCCTGGGCTGGTACGCCTCGAACCTCAACCCGAACATGGGGTTCAACCTCCTGTTACCCGTGTTCGCCGCGGTCATCGTCGGCGGCATCGACTCACCCTACGGGGCCGCACTCGGCGGCCTCCTCATCGGCATCAGCATGGACGTCGGCGTCTACCTGCTGCCGGCCGGGTTCGCCACCTACCGCACCGCCATCGCGTTCGTCATCCTCGTGGCCGTCCTGCTCGTCAAGCCCGAGGGCCTGTGGGGTGACGCCTGA
- a CDS encoding DUF192 domain-containing protein, with protein MHLCHERNGESRTLAHNVDTADSLLSQTLGLMFHTSIPQDYALVFPFDAAASRDAHMVFVPFDIDAVWVENGEVQQVKRLSAWTGRGEARCDTLVELPAGAAADVAVGDRLFVAD; from the coding sequence GTGCATCTCTGCCACGAACGCAACGGCGAGTCCAGAACCCTCGCCCACAACGTGGACACCGCCGACTCGCTGCTCTCCCAGACCCTCGGTCTGATGTTCCACACGTCGATCCCCCAGGACTACGCGCTCGTCTTCCCGTTCGACGCCGCCGCCTCTCGCGACGCCCACATGGTGTTCGTCCCCTTCGACATCGACGCAGTGTGGGTCGAGAACGGCGAAGTCCAGCAGGTGAAACGGCTCTCGGCGTGGACCGGCCGCGGCGAAGCGCGCTGTGACACGCTCGTCGAACTGCCCGCCGGCGCCGCCGCCGACGTCGCAGTCGGCGACCGCCTCTTCGTCGCTGACTGA
- a CDS encoding DUF7097 family protein, whose product MKKTPTGTAVGVEDPYDHAGVCDHVTGDGKCRYAFEHGEHDPEFAAERRAGEFACPVAEDEWEWADCPHYRCRQHDRECARCGLEERRQAHADERPLLEEHHLAYDDAEDVGHEITVFLCRWCHAKVHGSWARIDDDVNPDPEAIAAAEGRRSAEQSELSFESAAERFDGED is encoded by the coding sequence ATGAAGAAGACGCCGACCGGCACCGCCGTTGGGGTGGAGGACCCCTACGACCACGCCGGCGTCTGCGACCACGTCACTGGCGACGGGAAGTGCCGGTACGCCTTCGAGCACGGCGAGCACGACCCGGAGTTCGCGGCCGAGCGCCGCGCCGGGGAGTTCGCCTGTCCGGTCGCCGAGGACGAGTGGGAGTGGGCGGACTGCCCGCACTACCGCTGTCGCCAGCACGACCGGGAGTGCGCGCGCTGTGGCCTCGAGGAGCGCCGGCAGGCCCACGCCGACGAGCGCCCGCTGCTCGAGGAGCACCACCTCGCGTACGACGACGCCGAGGACGTTGGCCACGAGATTACGGTGTTCCTCTGTCGGTGGTGTCACGCGAAGGTCCACGGCTCGTGGGCGCGCATCGACGACGACGTCAACCCGGACCCGGAGGCCATCGCGGCCGCGGAGGGCAGGCGTAGCGCCGAGCAGTCCGAACTCTCCTTCGAGTCGGCGGCCGAGCGCTTCGACGGAGAGGACTGA
- a CDS encoding MFS transporter → MSSEPRRLRFAPHLAVFTVGYVTFTYSAVPGYVAARYDAGLTAVGLLMSAALVSFVFAQGVADRLVSRWTTTQVLLGLLAAHAAAAVVLDLTTTLAGALVMRTVWGLAGGLVLSVGATHIARLYDGAEATRQQGVYGGMLTLGAAVGFLLAEPIVATTGGFGIHALGALLAVPAVVALWPYRHATWTAGEHGGGPPLRTVLGNRTVLVAAFCYVAIIAGYITLSTFVTAYFGDFGVTGPLNAAVLAMATFGRAAGGTVAGRWSLSDERVVRATTVVGAASFLALTVDVRLVALAFPLVAMVAVSLPFGAVFNLAATATPHQGAALAVVVAAGNVAAVVLPTLTGVVRTTTGGYGAVFVLLAVLLGLAALAVSATATSSPTKTI, encoded by the coding sequence ATGTCGAGCGAGCCCCGTCGGCTCCGGTTCGCGCCGCACCTCGCGGTGTTCACCGTCGGCTACGTGACGTTCACCTACTCGGCGGTGCCCGGCTACGTCGCCGCGCGCTACGACGCCGGGCTGACCGCCGTCGGTCTGCTGATGAGCGCGGCGCTCGTCTCGTTCGTCTTCGCGCAGGGCGTCGCCGACCGCCTCGTCTCCCGGTGGACGACCACGCAGGTCTTACTCGGTCTGCTCGCCGCCCACGCCGCGGCCGCCGTCGTCCTCGACCTCACGACCACGCTCGCGGGAGCGCTCGTGATGCGGACCGTCTGGGGCCTCGCGGGCGGCCTCGTGTTGAGCGTCGGCGCGACGCACATCGCGCGGCTCTACGACGGCGCCGAGGCGACCCGCCAGCAGGGCGTCTACGGCGGCATGCTCACGCTGGGCGCAGCCGTCGGCTTCCTGCTCGCGGAACCCATCGTCGCGACGACCGGCGGCTTCGGCATCCACGCGCTCGGCGCGCTGCTGGCCGTGCCCGCGGTCGTCGCCCTCTGGCCGTACCGGCACGCGACCTGGACCGCGGGCGAGCACGGCGGCGGACCGCCGCTGCGGACCGTGCTCGGGAACCGCACGGTGCTCGTCGCCGCGTTCTGCTACGTCGCCATCATCGCGGGGTACATCACGCTCTCGACGTTCGTCACGGCGTACTTCGGGGACTTCGGCGTGACGGGACCACTGAACGCGGCCGTCCTCGCGATGGCGACGTTCGGCCGGGCGGCGGGCGGCACCGTCGCCGGGCGCTGGTCGCTGTCAGACGAGCGCGTCGTCCGCGCGACCACCGTCGTCGGCGCCGCGTCGTTCCTCGCGTTGACGGTGGACGTGCGCCTCGTCGCACTCGCGTTCCCGCTCGTCGCGATGGTCGCCGTCTCGCTGCCGTTCGGCGCGGTGTTCAACCTCGCCGCGACCGCCACGCCACACCAGGGCGCGGCGCTGGCGGTGGTCGTCGCCGCCGGCAACGTCGCCGCAGTCGTGCTCCCGACGCTGACCGGGGTCGTCCGCACGACGACGGGTGGCTACGGCGCCGTCTTCGTCCTGCTCGCCGTCCTGCTCGGCCTCGCGGCGCTCGCCGTGAGCGCGACCGCCACGTCCAGCCCGACCAAAACGATATGA